In Myxococcota bacterium, the genomic window GGCAGAGGCGATGGTATTGGCCAAAGTGGTGGCAAATTTCGGGTCCTGATGGACAACTTCTACCGATACGATGCGTGTTTTTTTTGCTGGGACGATGCTGACGTAAGAGCCTAAATAGTCTGCGGCGTCGATATTTTTACCAACCGTTTTGGCGAGATTCATGCGGTCAAACGCCCGTTTGAGGATTTGCCGACCCGACATGATTTGATATTCGGTTTGAAGGAGCGCTTCTTCAGCCCAAAAGTTATTGGCCGTGCCCACTGGGTTTACTTCTTGAACACCGGTTAAAACTTGAGGTGCCTGAGGCATGATGATCAAAGTGGCAGATGATTTGTACAGCCGCTCGCTTCTTAAGGTATAGACCACACCTAAAAGCATCACGGTAACGAAAATCGTCAAAACCAATGGCCATCTTTTCTTCAGCGATAGGAGGTAGCGATAAAAATCAATTTTGTCGGACACGATGAACAGGCTCCGGGCTTAAAAAAGGCTTTGAGGAACGAAGATAATATCACCAGGCATGACCGGCAGATCGGGCGCTTCCCCTGCCCCAATGTCTGACATCTTTGCCGTCATCTTCACGGGCCTGCCGTTATCACTCCTTGAAATAATGGTGCGGTTTGCAGCAGCCAGGGGTGTCGGGCCGCCAGCTTTAGCAATGGCGCCGATAAGCGTCATATTATCTTCGTAAGGATAAGGGCCAGGCGTTTTCACTTCGCCCAGCAGGTAAATTTTTCGGGAGTTAGATTGCTGAACAAAAACAGCTACCTCAGGATTTTTTAAATATTTTTTCTTATACTCGCTGGCGATCAGATCAGATGCCTCTTCAGGTGCTAAGCCGCTCACCAACAAAGTGCCGATCAGCGGCAAACGGATGGTGCCTTCTGAGCTTATTTGATGTGGGCCTGAGAGTTCTTTTTCTTCAAATATTCGAACATCGATAACATCGCCGGCACCCAATAAAGCGCGGCTCAGCTTTTTTAGTTCAGGCTTTTGCTGGATAACAGGCGCATGAGCACACCCCAATGTGCCCATCCAAAGGCCAATCAATGCATACCTGAAATAGGTCATGAACGATTAGTCGATCAAAGACACTAAATTAGTTCTAAAGCACGCAAGTGAGCAGCGGATATCTTTTGGCGAATCTTGAAAAATTCTTCCCAAGGGTCACTCTTGTCGATTTTGGCCGGCACAGTTTCAATGTTAAAACTTGTGGGCAGCAACGATG contains:
- a CDS encoding polysaccharide biosynthesis/export family protein; this translates as MTYFRYALIGLWMGTLGCAHAPVIQQKPELKKLSRALLGAGDVIDVRIFEEKELSGPHQISSEGTIRLPLIGTLLVSGLAPEEASDLIASEYKKKYLKNPEVAVFVQQSNSRKIYLLGEVKTPGPYPYEDNMTLIGAIAKAGGPTPLAAANRTIISRSDNGRPVKMTAKMSDIGAGEAPDLPVMPGDIIFVPQSLF